In 'Nostoc azollae' 0708, the following are encoded in one genomic region:
- a CDS encoding MASE1 domain-containing protein, translated as MEILQRLGIEYQNPRLWFDVLIIAISYYVSSWLVLKKMSVPPFGTPVCPGTGFTIGFLLLWGRSRWFGVFLGAMLANYTDIKFIILAIPILGGIGTTINSLITVIVIVRSSRTNYPFNQVRDVVIFSFCSLFTRTVFQSFLSVITVRLGGDEGWNKYLDIFSGWWVAYAIGILVFAPPILIFLQKIVKSEVESRPNKEILLAVITLCILSYFTFLQPQPLEYLLLPPLLWSAFQFGRTITTWLVAIISIIASVATSYRLGVFYDAALKDHSIILLQLFIGVISITVMVMLAIIAENHQYRLNLKIVNTELEQRVFECTRDLQESEAKAQELAAKAEAANQAKSAFIAKISHELRSPLSAVIGFSQLMLRANNLPFEQYENAGIIYRSGDCLLTLINHIINLSKIEAGKGFLNVNNFELYRLLDDLEDMLYLRASNEELKLMLRRTKNVTQYICIDGVKLRQILINLIINSIRFTHKGDSTVSTNKVNEESRNVFYCSFQSK; from the coding sequence ATGGAAATTCTGCAACGTCTTGGTATTGAATACCAAAATCCTCGCTTGTGGTTTGATGTATTAATTATTGCTATTAGCTACTATGTTAGTTCTTGGCTGGTTTTGAAAAAAATGTCTGTTCCTCCTTTTGGTACTCCTGTTTGCCCAGGTACGGGTTTTACTATTGGCTTTCTATTGTTGTGGGGGCGATCGCGTTGGTTCGGTGTATTTTTAGGAGCAATGTTGGCTAATTATACCGACATTAAATTTATAATTTTAGCAATTCCAATTCTTGGAGGTATTGGTACCACTATTAACTCACTAATTACTGTAATAGTAATCGTTAGATCAAGTCGAACTAATTACCCTTTTAATCAAGTTAGAGATGTAGTAATTTTTTCTTTTTGTAGTTTATTTACTAGAACTGTCTTTCAATCTTTCTTAAGTGTGATTACGGTTCGCTTAGGTGGTGATGAAGGGTGGAATAAATATTTAGATATTTTTTCTGGTTGGTGGGTCGCTTATGCTATCGGAATTTTGGTATTTGCTCCTCCTATTTTAATTTTTCTTCAAAAGATAGTTAAGTCGGAAGTTGAATCCAGACCAAACAAAGAAATCTTATTGGCAGTAATTACTTTATGTATACTTAGTTATTTTACTTTTCTTCAACCACAACCATTAGAGTATTTACTTTTACCACCGTTACTTTGGTCTGCTTTTCAGTTTGGTCGAACAATTACTACTTGGTTAGTAGCAATTATATCTATAATAGCTTCTGTAGCTACGAGTTATCGTTTAGGAGTGTTTTATGACGCAGCTTTAAAAGATCATTCAATCATATTATTACAACTGTTTATTGGCGTGATTAGTATAACTGTGATGGTGATGTTAGCCATCATTGCAGAGAATCATCAATATAGGTTAAATCTAAAAATAGTCAATACGGAATTAGAACAACGAGTTTTTGAGTGCACCAGGGATTTGCAAGAGAGCGAAGCTAAAGCACAGGAATTAGCTGCTAAAGCTGAAGCTGCAAACCAGGCCAAGAGCGCGTTTATTGCTAAGATTAGTCACGAATTGCGCTCGCCACTGAGTGCTGTGATCGGTTTTTCACAATTGATGTTACGTGCAAATAATCTTCCTTTTGAGCAATATGAAAATGCAGGTATTATTTATCGCAGTGGAGATTGTTTGCTAACCCTGATTAATCATATTATAAATTTATCAAAAATTGAAGCAGGTAAAGGTTTTCTGAATGTAAATAACTTTGAGCTATATCGGTTGCTAGATGATTTAGAAGATATGCTATATTTACGCGCCAGCAATGAGGAATTAAAACTAATGTTACGACGCACTAAAAATGTCACCCAGTATATTTGTATTGATGGAGTTAAACTTCGTCAAATTTTAATTAATTTAATAATCAATAGCATCAGATTTACCCATAAAGGTGATAGTACAGTTAGTACAAACAAGGTGAATGAAGAAAGTAGAAATGTTTTTTACTGTTCATTTCAGAGTAAGTGA
- a CDS encoding ABC transporter substrate-binding protein: protein MNLINLLIKYQNRLLNKSSGVLFVKLLKHLTWSIVTVVLGIALANRTTEPVAPLRIGANLWTGYGTLYLARDLGYYDKKPVKLVDYPSGTEEVRAYRNNEIEGAGLSIDQAISLAAIQENIKIIAIMEVSHGGDVFLGKPEITDMKALKGKRVGVEATSLGALFITHALEKHGISVKDIQIFPLELTEYEQAYKQGTLDAVFTFGLVKIKLLVAGSRSLFDSKQIPGEIVDILAVSTEALTNYSDTIKALINPRFCAFNHSKKSPGYADIRITKRTQLTPKRIWETFKLLRQNNLQENQKILNETNLKIVNNMKNFIQKTWELCWKFD, encoded by the coding sequence ATGAATTTAATTAATTTACTCATAAAGTACCAAAACAGACTGTTAAATAAAAGTTCAGGAGTTCTGTTTGTTAAACTCCTAAAACATTTAACTTGGAGTATAGTTACGGTAGTTTTAGGGATTGCTCTCGCAAATCGTACCACTGAACCCGTTGCACCATTACGCATTGGTGCTAATCTTTGGACAGGATATGGAACTTTATATCTCGCCCGTGACTTGGGTTATTATGACAAAAAGCCGGTCAAGTTGGTAGATTATCCTTCAGGAACAGAGGAAGTAAGAGCTTATCGCAACAATGAAATTGAAGGTGCAGGGTTATCAATTGACCAAGCGATCTCTCTAGCAGCAATCCAAGAAAATATTAAGATTATTGCCATTATGGAAGTTTCTCATGGTGGGGACGTGTTTTTAGGAAAACCAGAGATTACAGACATGAAAGCCTTAAAGGGCAAGCGAGTGGGGGTAGAAGCAACTTCTTTAGGAGCTTTATTTATTACTCATGCGCTGGAAAAACATGGGATATCTGTTAAAGATATTCAGATTTTTCCTTTAGAACTTACAGAATATGAACAAGCCTATAAACAAGGAACCCTAGATGCTGTTTTTACCTTTGGTCTAGTGAAAATTAAACTACTGGTAGCAGGGTCAAGGTCATTATTTGATAGCAAGCAAATTCCTGGAGAAATTGTGGATATTCTCGCTGTTAGTACAGAAGCGCTCACTAATTATTCTGACACTATTAAAGCATTAATAAATCCACGATTTTGCGCCTTCAATCATTCTAAAAAAAGTCCTGGATATGCAGACATTCGTATTACTAAACGAACTCAGTTAACCCCAAAAAGAATTTGGGAGACCTTTAAACTATTACGTCAAAATAATTTACAGGAAAATCAAAAAATACTTAATGAGACTAATCTTAAAATTGTTAATAATATGAAAAATTTTATACAAAAAACGTGGGAATTATGCTGGAAATTCGATTGA
- a CDS encoding hybrid sensor histidine kinase/response regulator: MMKKFPLPLRYSIPLILIFFGGLFGITSFNKEITETYKKTELSTKNYLRISAGQTSKILDYLYGRSDIKDGETSIISQLSNDPNIDVLMVIDEQDIIHVSNRYELKNTPISNTVAAAYASKLTTVRATLTGEVILSQDKQKLIAIYPILLQVLPDEVSSSRVGILFFEYDLTRAKQQAFCDALRRSLMFNIFLTIFCLGLWLFFDLTLTRRVSLLVAASNSLAEGNFNVRTRLLGSDELVQISVAFDHMASKIQENTLILQQELIKREIIEAKLKETNEQLSISNIELASLTKAKSEFLSNMSHEIRTPMNGVICMAELLSMKNLSEEQQDIVQTIRDSGNALLVIINDILDFSKIESGNLQLEEHRFILRDIIKSVFKLLSTQAATKNIHLEYSINPDVPTNILGDATRLRQVLLNLISNAIKFTEHGHVSIAVLANKHQEDQKIELMISIKDTGIGIEHDRLNQLFQPFTQADTSISRKYGGTGLGLAISKSLVNLMGGKIWVESLGNIGGHPPENWLSNWVNNHLPGSIFHFTFIAKVVLPSSLISGKSPQVFPVTTISKISTLKILLAEDNKINQKVVLLTLKKLGYSADIANNGLEVLEKIETQVYDVILMDMQMPEMDGIAATQIIRQSAKVQPYIIALTANALDADRQICLNVGMNDYISKPIVIADFQEALKNAATIKLPKF; the protein is encoded by the coding sequence ATGATGAAAAAATTCCCCCTCCCTCTAAGATATTCAATTCCGTTAATTTTAATATTTTTTGGTGGCTTATTTGGCATAACTTCCTTTAATAAAGAAATTACGGAAACATATAAAAAAACAGAACTAAGTACTAAAAATTATCTACGAATTTCCGCAGGACAAACATCAAAGATCCTAGATTATTTATATGGGAGATCAGATATTAAAGATGGAGAAACTTCGATTATTAGTCAGCTAAGTAATGATCCAAATATTGATGTATTAATGGTAATTGATGAGCAAGATATTATTCATGTATCTAACCGTTACGAACTAAAAAATACTCCCATTAGTAACACAGTTGCTGCCGCGTACGCTTCTAAGTTAACTACTGTGCGAGCAACACTTACAGGAGAGGTTATACTTTCTCAAGATAAGCAGAAACTAATTGCAATTTATCCTATTCTTTTACAGGTTTTGCCTGATGAAGTAAGCTCTTCTAGGGTAGGAATTTTGTTTTTTGAATACGATCTTACTCGTGCTAAACAACAGGCATTTTGTGATGCTCTGAGACGTTCATTAATGTTCAATATCTTTTTAACTATATTTTGTTTAGGGTTATGGCTTTTCTTTGATTTAACCTTAACCCGGCGAGTTTCTTTGTTAGTTGCTGCTAGTAATAGCTTAGCTGAAGGAAATTTCAATGTCAGAACTAGATTATTAGGCTCAGATGAACTTGTACAAATTTCTGTAGCATTTGATCACATGGCGAGTAAAATTCAGGAAAATACCCTAATCCTACAGCAGGAGTTAATAAAAAGGGAAATTATAGAAGCTAAATTGAAGGAAACTAACGAACAACTTTCTATTTCTAATATTGAACTTGCTTCGCTGACTAAAGCTAAAAGTGAGTTTCTTTCCAATATGAGTCACGAAATTCGTACTCCTATGAATGGCGTGATTTGTATGGCTGAACTTCTCTCCATGAAAAACCTTTCAGAGGAACAGCAAGATATAGTCCAAACAATTCGAGATAGCGGTAATGCTCTTTTAGTAATTATTAATGATATTCTTGATTTCTCGAAAATTGAATCAGGTAATTTGCAATTAGAAGAACATCGATTTATTTTAAGAGATATTATTAAATCTGTATTTAAGCTTCTTTCTACCCAAGCAGCAACTAAAAATATTCACCTGGAATATTCGATTAATCCTGATGTACCGACTAATATTTTAGGAGATGCTACGCGCCTCCGACAAGTTTTATTGAATCTGATTAGTAATGCCATTAAATTTACTGAACACGGTCATGTTTCTATTGCAGTTTTAGCTAATAAACACCAGGAAGATCAAAAAATAGAATTGATGATATCTATTAAAGATACAGGAATTGGTATTGAGCATGACCGCTTGAATCAATTATTTCAACCTTTTACGCAAGCCGATACTTCCATTAGTCGTAAATACGGTGGCACAGGTTTAGGTTTAGCTATTAGTAAGAGTTTAGTGAATTTAATGGGAGGCAAAATTTGGGTAGAAAGTTTAGGTAATATTGGTGGTCATCCTCCTGAAAATTGGTTATCAAATTGGGTAAATAATCATTTACCAGGTTCAATCTTTCATTTTACATTTATAGCAAAAGTGGTTTTACCTAGTAGTTTAATATCAGGAAAATCTCCCCAGGTATTTCCAGTAACGACAATTAGCAAAATCTCTACTCTGAAAATTTTATTAGCTGAAGATAACAAAATCAATCAAAAAGTTGTACTACTTACTCTAAAAAAGCTAGGTTACAGTGCTGATATTGCTAACAATGGTTTAGAAGTTTTAGAAAAAATCGAAACCCAGGTTTATGATGTCATTTTAATGGATATGCAAATGCCAGAAATGGACGGCATTGCAGCCACACAGATAATTCGTCAATCTGCCAAAGTACAACCTTATATTATCGCATTAACTGCTAATGCTTTAGATGCTGATCGTCAAATATGTTTAAATGTAGGTATGAATGATTATATTAGTAAACCCATTGTTATCGCTGACTTTCAGGAAGCATTAAAAAATGCAGCAACCATTAAACTCCCAAAATTCTAA
- a CDS encoding DUF6444 domain-containing protein codes for MTRGQSIENLTNRVVELEKEIDKLKVSRDLETITLSKPPSGDILKKTENKQEEKQTRKRKPGGQPGHRGKRRKGFGGVDRFEIVGRQVYGW; via the coding sequence TTGACCAGGGGACAAAGTATAGAGAACCTAACAAATAGAGTAGTAGAACTGGAAAAAGAAATAGATAAACTCAAAGTCAGTAGAGATTTAGAGACCATAACATTATCCAAACCACCGTCGGGAGACATCCTCAAAAAAACTGAGAACAAACAAGAAGAGAAGCAGACACGAAAACGGAAACCAGGAGGACAACCAGGGCATAGGGGAAAAAGGAGAAAGGGGTTTGGTGGAGTAGATAGATTTGAGATAGTGGGACGGCAAGTGTATGGATGGTGA
- the bchB gene encoding ferredoxin:protochlorophyllide reductase (ATP-dependent) subunit B has protein sequence MKLAYWMYAGPAHIGTLRVASSFKNVHAIMHAPLGDDYFNVMRSMLSRERNFTPVTTSVVDRNVLARGSQEKVVDNITRKDAEEHPDLIVLTPTCTSSILQEDLHNFVERAQLEAKGDVMLADVNHYRYNELQAADRTLHQIVQYYIEKARKKGELPTEKTAKPSVNIIGISTLGFHNNHDCTELKRLMADLGIEVNTVIPEGASVHDLKNMPQAWFNLTPYRELGLTTAQYLEEEFGTPYVDITPMGVVETARCIRKIQQVINAQGAEVDYEEFINEQTLHVSQAAWFSRSIDCQNLTGKKAVVFGDNTHAAALTKILSREMGIHVVWAGTYCKYDADWFREQVSEYCDEVLITDDHGAIGDVIARVEPSAIFGTQMERHVGKRLDIPCGVIAAPIHVQNFPIGYKPFMGYEGTNQITDLIYNSFTLGMEDHLLEIFGGHDTKEVITKGISAESGLNWTKDGQAELNKIPGFVRGKVKRNTEKFARERGFKDISAEVLYAAKEAVGA, from the coding sequence ATGAAATTGGCTTACTGGATGTATGCAGGTCCCGCTCATATAGGTACTTTGCGGGTAGCTAGTTCTTTTAAAAATGTTCATGCTATCATGCACGCACCCTTGGGTGATGATTACTTTAATGTTATGCGTTCCATGTTATCGCGGGAAAGGAACTTTACCCCGGTGACAACAAGTGTGGTTGACCGTAATGTTTTGGCACGTGGTTCTCAAGAAAAGGTGGTAGACAACATTACCCGCAAGGATGCTGAAGAACACCCCGATTTGATAGTTTTAACTCCTACTTGCACTTCCAGTATTTTGCAAGAAGATTTACACAATTTTGTGGAAAGGGCGCAACTGGAAGCGAAAGGGGATGTAATGTTGGCGGACGTGAACCATTACCGCTACAACGAACTACAAGCTGCAGACCGGACTCTACACCAAATTGTCCAGTACTACATTGAGAAAGCCCGTAAAAAAGGGGAATTACCAACGGAGAAAACTGCTAAACCGTCAGTTAATATTATTGGTATTTCTACTCTTGGTTTCCACAATAACCACGATTGCACTGAATTGAAACGGTTAATGGCTGATTTGGGAATTGAGGTAAATACTGTAATTCCTGAAGGTGCTTCGGTTCATGACTTGAAAAATATGCCTCAAGCTTGGTTTAACCTAACTCCTTACCGGGAACTTGGTTTAACTACAGCTCAATATTTAGAAGAAGAATTCGGGACACCTTATGTAGATATTACCCCGATGGGGGTTGTGGAAACTGCAAGATGTATCCGCAAAATTCAGCAGGTAATTAACGCCCAAGGTGCTGAGGTTGATTATGAAGAGTTCATCAATGAACAAACTCTGCACGTATCTCAAGCTGCTTGGTTCTCCCGTTCTATTGACTGTCAGAATTTGACTGGTAAGAAAGCTGTGGTCTTTGGTGATAATACTCATGCGGCGGCTCTGACTAAGATTCTATCGCGGGAAATGGGGATTCATGTTGTTTGGGCTGGTACTTATTGCAAGTATGATGCTGACTGGTTTAGAGAACAGGTGAGTGAGTATTGCGATGAGGTGCTGATTACAGATGATCATGGGGCTATTGGGGATGTTATCGCTCGCGTTGAACCTTCTGCTATATTTGGAACACAGATGGAACGCCATGTGGGTAAACGTTTGGATATTCCTTGTGGTGTAATTGCTGCACCTATTCACGTTCAGAATTTCCCCATTGGTTACAAACCATTTATGGGTTATGAAGGCACAAATCAAATCACAGATTTAATCTATAATTCCTTCACTTTGGGAATGGAAGATCACCTGTTAGAGATCTTTGGTGGCCACGATACAAAAGAAGTCATTACCAAAGGTATTTCTGCTGAATCTGGTTTGAATTGGACAAAAGATGGACAAGCAGAATTGAATAAGATTCCTGGTTTTGTGCGCGGGAAGGTGAAGAGAAATACCGAAAAGTTTGCTCGTGAGCGCGGGTTTAAAGACATCTCTGCTGAGGTGTTGTACGCTGCCAAAGAAGCTGTAGGGGCGTAG
- a CDS encoding histidine triad nucleotide-binding protein — protein MSETTDTIFSKIIRREIPANIVYEDDLALAFTDVNPQAPVHILIIPKKPIVNIATAEPEDQALLGHLLLTVQKVAAQARLENGYRVVMNTGADGGQTVYHLHIHILGGRYLSWPPG, from the coding sequence ATGAGTGAAACCACAGACACCATTTTCAGTAAAATCATTCGTCGGGAAATTCCTGCAAACATAGTTTATGAGGATGACTTGGCTTTAGCATTTACAGATGTTAACCCCCAAGCACCAGTTCACATCCTCATCATTCCCAAAAAACCCATAGTTAACATAGCTACAGCCGAACCAGAAGATCAAGCATTATTAGGACATCTATTGTTAACCGTCCAAAAAGTCGCAGCACAAGCAAGACTAGAAAATGGCTATCGCGTAGTCATGAACACTGGTGCTGATGGCGGTCAAACAGTTTATCACCTACATATACACATCTTGGGCGGACGGTATCTATCCTGGCCTCCTGGTTGA
- a CDS encoding DUF4168 domain-containing protein yields the protein MWENFFVIFRNRIEPILSQSLAFATLTTASLIFTTLSLSFKADAQTLTVNNTEVTNYAQSVLAMEPKRQQAFEEIKKLIGGKEIPKIVCNDPKSMSSLPNKAKDIAVEYCNHSQKIVEDHGLSIDRFNQITLEIQNNNALKKEVYNTLLRIQNAPKPKFGDPNAR from the coding sequence ATGTGGGAAAATTTCTTTGTCATTTTCCGAAACCGAATTGAGCCAATACTGTCTCAGTCCTTAGCATTTGCAACTCTCACTACTGCGAGTTTAATTTTCACGACTTTGTCGTTGAGTTTCAAAGCTGATGCTCAAACCTTGACAGTTAATAATACAGAAGTTACTAACTATGCTCAATCTGTCTTAGCAATGGAACCAAAACGGCAGCAAGCTTTTGAGGAAATTAAAAAACTGATTGGTGGGAAAGAAATTCCTAAAATTGTTTGTAATGACCCCAAAAGTATGAGTTCACTACCAAATAAAGCTAAGGATATAGCAGTTGAATATTGTAACCATTCTCAAAAAATAGTGGAAGACCATGGTTTGAGTATTGACAGGTTCAATCAAATCACTCTGGAAATCCAAAATAACAATGCGCTGAAAAAGGAAGTTTATAATACATTATTAAGAATACAGAATGCACCTAAACCTAAATTTGGTGATCCTAATGCTCGGTAA
- the holA gene encoding DNA polymerase III subunit delta: protein MPIYVYWGEDDFAIEKAVVVLRDRILDPLWTSFNYTAFPPDQADAVIQALNQAMTPAFGAGGRLAWLVNSTLCQQCPENVLSELQRTLPVIPEDSYLLLTSRNKPNERLKATKFLKQFAQFREFPLVPPWKTELLVQAVNQAAQTVGVKLTAPTAELLAESIGNDTRLLYNEMEKLRLYIRGSNEPLDVKIVTQLVKNTTQNTLQLAAAIRTGDTAKALGILRNLINAAEPGLRIVATLIGQFRTWLWVKIMMEAGECNPQAITQGAEVSNPKRIYFLQQEVKSLSVQQLISSLPLLLELEVSLKQGASETSILQIKVIELCELYQRR from the coding sequence ATGCCAATCTATGTTTATTGGGGTGAGGATGATTTTGCTATTGAAAAAGCTGTGGTAGTTTTGCGCGATCGCATTCTCGATCCTCTATGGACAAGTTTTAATTATACTGCTTTCCCCCCAGATCAAGCTGATGCTGTGATTCAGGCTTTAAATCAAGCCATGACACCCGCTTTCGGTGCTGGTGGACGTTTAGCATGGTTAGTCAATTCTACCCTGTGCCAGCAGTGTCCAGAAAATGTGTTATCAGAACTACAACGCACTCTACCCGTAATTCCTGAAGACTCGTATTTATTGCTTACTAGTCGTAATAAACCGAATGAACGCCTCAAAGCCACAAAATTTCTGAAACAATTTGCCCAGTTCCGTGAGTTTCCACTTGTTCCACCATGGAAAACGGAGTTATTGGTACAAGCTGTAAATCAAGCTGCTCAAACTGTCGGTGTAAAATTAACTGCTCCGACTGCGGAACTTTTGGCAGAATCTATTGGTAACGATACACGGCTTCTCTACAATGAAATGGAGAAATTACGGCTTTACATACGAGGTAGTAATGAACCTTTAGATGTAAAAATAGTAACGCAATTAGTCAAAAATACTACTCAAAATACTTTACAATTAGCAGCAGCTATTAGAACTGGAGACACAGCCAAAGCTTTAGGTATTTTAAGGAATCTAATTAATGCTGCTGAACCGGGGTTACGGATTGTTGCCACTTTAATTGGTCAGTTTCGCACCTGGTTATGGGTAAAGATCATGATGGAAGCAGGAGAGTGCAATCCCCAAGCTATCACTCAAGGTGCAGAAGTCAGTAACCCTAAGCGCATCTACTTTTTGCAGCAAGAAGTCAAATCTCTTTCTGTACAGCAGCTAATTTCTTCTTTACCTCTATTGCTGGAATTAGAAGTTAGCCTTAAACAAGGAGCCTCAGAAACATCAATACTTCAAATAAAGGTCATCGAACTCTGTGAACTATATCAGAGAAGGTAG
- a CDS encoding response regulator → MLMDMQMPVIDGVTATKIIRRSNKSQPWIIALTANALDEDRQTCFDAVMNDFIKKPITFPEITCAISEYLQNHS, encoded by the coding sequence ATTTTAATGGATATGCAGATGCCAGTAATCGATGGTGTAACAGCCACAAAAATTATTCGTCGATCTAACAAATCTCAGCCTTGGATTATAGCTTTAACAGCTAATGCTTTGGATGAAGATCGTCAAACTTGCTTTGATGCAGTAATGAATGATTTTATTAAAAAACCAATTACGTTTCCAGAGATTACCTGCGCTATTTCAGAATATTTGCAAAACCATAGTTAA
- a CDS encoding response regulator: protein MLNTLLKTKQEPLATPVQLKILLAEDNKINQKVVILILKKLCYVGDIANKGLEALEMLE from the coding sequence TTGTTAAATACTTTACTGAAAACTAAACAAGAACCTCTTGCTACTCCAGTTCAGTTAAAAATTCTCCTTGCCGAAGATAATAAAATTAATCAAAAAGTGGTAATTTTGATACTTAAAAAACTTTGCTATGTTGGCGATATTGCTAATAAGGGCTTGGAAGCATTAGAAATGTTAGAATAA
- a CDS encoding helix-turn-helix domain-containing protein has translation MKEQVCLCLFYLRKMPTFEVLGLHFGISSFKFPYIPEVKDTFHYWLEILRDVFPPRLLEQVEKHDSDYAMATQNKRQGTKSFPPRVFLFNRSLDL, from the coding sequence ATAAAAGAACAGGTATGTCTATGCTTGTTCTATTTGAGGAAAATGCCAACATTTGAGGTTTTAGGTTTACATTTCGGTATATCTAGCTTTAAATTTCCGTATATCCCGGAAGTAAAGGACACATTTCATTACTGGCTAGAGATATTGCGAGATGTTTTCCCTCCTCGTCTCCTTGAACAGGTAGAAAAACATGATAGCGATTATGCCATGGCGACTCAGAACAAAAGGCAGGGAACAAAGAGTTTTCCACCAAGGGTGTTTTTGTTTAACAGGTCATTAGACTTGTAA